The following coding sequences lie in one Arthrobacter sp. PGP41 genomic window:
- a CDS encoding winged helix-turn-helix transcriptional regulator: MSHILLLTNSPGSSVDILPALELLNHRVHILPAEPTALLETDPCDIVLLDARKDLVGARSLTQLLKATGLSAPLVLILTEGGMAAVSSAWAVDDIVLDSAGPAEVEARIRLSVARAVPDQEDTPTEIRAAGVVIDEASYTARVNGAPLNLTFKEFELLKYLAQHPGRVFTRQQLLTEVWGYDYYGGTRTVDVHVRRLRAKLGADHENLISTVRNVGYRLTLVRQQEDELTEA; this comes from the coding sequence ATGTCGCACATCCTGCTCTTGACGAACAGCCCTGGCTCTTCGGTGGACATCCTGCCCGCCCTGGAATTGCTGAACCACCGGGTCCACATCCTCCCTGCCGAGCCCACCGCGCTGCTGGAGACGGACCCCTGCGACATCGTGCTGCTGGATGCCCGCAAGGACCTGGTGGGCGCCCGCTCCCTCACCCAGCTGCTCAAGGCCACCGGCCTGAGCGCGCCCCTGGTACTGATCCTGACCGAAGGCGGAATGGCGGCTGTTTCCTCGGCCTGGGCCGTGGACGACATCGTGCTGGACTCCGCCGGGCCTGCTGAAGTGGAAGCCCGGATCAGGCTGTCTGTTGCCCGCGCCGTCCCGGACCAGGAGGACACGCCGACGGAGATCCGGGCCGCCGGCGTAGTCATCGACGAAGCGAGCTACACCGCCCGCGTGAACGGCGCACCGCTCAACCTGACCTTCAAGGAATTCGAGCTGCTGAAGTACCTGGCGCAGCACCCCGGCCGCGTTTTCACCCGCCAGCAGCTGCTCACCGAAGTGTGGGGCTACGACTACTACGGCGGCACCCGCACCGTGGATGTCCACGTCCGCCGCCTACGGGCGAAGCTGGGCGCCGATCACGAGAACCTCATCAGCACCGTGCGCAACGTGGGCTACCGCCTGACCTTGGTGCGGCAGCAGGAGGATGAGCTCACCGAGGCCTGA
- the mshD gene encoding mycothiol synthase, translated as MTPAHPEKWPVHAERGAVDQQLLKDCRDLLTAAEESDGNPSISEQTQVTMRAGDSAEHSVLTLALYAPDEDSDPASGQDLAGFAVVVESPDGTGVLEIAVHPSYRNQGVADRLVGALQDSRGLNGLKAWSHGNHEAAAELAARYGFGPVRELWKMRMTTAGADLPEAVLPEGVSIRAFVPGQDEEAWLAVNRAAFAHHPEQGSLTRADLEARMAEDWFNPEGFLLAEDRQGRLLGFHWTKVHPKHGPHPAIGEVYAVGVAPEAQGMGLGKALTLAGIRYLQDLGLHAVMLYTDADNVPAVSLYRRLGFTRWDMDVMYGPVAAG; from the coding sequence ATGACTCCAGCGCACCCAGAGAAGTGGCCCGTCCATGCTGAACGGGGCGCGGTTGACCAGCAGCTGCTGAAGGACTGCCGGGACCTCCTGACCGCGGCAGAGGAATCGGACGGTAATCCTTCCATTTCGGAGCAGACCCAGGTGACCATGCGCGCCGGCGATTCGGCGGAGCACTCGGTGCTCACCCTGGCGCTGTATGCCCCTGACGAGGACTCTGATCCCGCCAGCGGGCAGGACCTGGCCGGATTTGCCGTGGTGGTGGAATCCCCCGACGGCACCGGAGTGCTGGAGATCGCCGTCCACCCCAGCTACCGGAACCAGGGCGTGGCAGACCGCCTGGTGGGTGCCCTTCAGGACAGCCGCGGCCTAAACGGATTGAAGGCGTGGTCCCACGGCAACCACGAGGCCGCCGCGGAACTGGCTGCCCGCTACGGTTTCGGGCCGGTGCGTGAGCTTTGGAAGATGAGGATGACGACGGCGGGGGCGGACCTTCCCGAGGCCGTCCTGCCGGAGGGCGTGTCAATCCGCGCCTTTGTTCCCGGGCAGGATGAGGAAGCCTGGCTGGCCGTCAACCGGGCCGCCTTCGCCCACCACCCCGAACAGGGCAGCCTTACCCGGGCCGACCTTGAGGCGCGCATGGCCGAGGACTGGTTCAACCCTGAAGGCTTCCTGCTGGCCGAGGATCGGCAGGGCAGGCTGCTGGGTTTCCACTGGACCAAGGTCCACCCCAAGCACGGACCCCACCCGGCCATCGGCGAGGTGTACGCGGTGGGTGTTGCCCCTGAAGCGCAGGGCATGGGCCTTGGCAAGGCCCTTACCCTGGCCGGCATCAGGTACCTGCAGGACCTGGGGCTGCACGCCGTCATGCTTTACACCGATGCCGACAACGTCCCCGCAGTTTCGCTGTACCGGCGGCTGGGGTTCACCCGTTGGGACATGGACGTAATGTACGGGCCGGTGGCAGCCGGTTAG
- a CDS encoding RNA degradosome polyphosphate kinase translates to MNPEPSGSATSQDVAVPVRARFGSSEVPASRATQDRIDIPEFAPNLQPEGDIRPDRFLDRELSWLSFNSRVLELAEDATLHLLERVSFLSIFASNLDEFFMVRVAGLKRRIATGLAVPSPAGLSPVEVLERISEEAHRLQQRHAQVYAEQIRPALAYEHIHLMHWDELDETAKQQLSVMFAEKVFPILTPLAVDPAHPFPYISGLSLNLAVVVRNPVSDKELFARVKVPDQLPRLISIDGPRAGAVAGRVARFIALEEVIAVHLDKLFPGMEVLEHHTFRVTRNEDVEVEEDDAENLLQALEKELLRRRFGPPVRLEVTNDINPNIRALLIRELGVDESEVYSVPAPLDLRGLSVIAGIDRADLHYPKHVPHTSRYLNESETSKAANVFAAMRRRDILLHHPYDSFSTSVQAFLEQAAADPKVQAIKQTLYRTSGDSPIVDALIDAAEAGKQVLALVEIKARFDEQANISWARKLEQAGVHVVYGIVGLKTHCKLSLVVRQEVDGLRRYCHIGTGNYHPRTARYYEDLGLLTANEQVGEDLSKLFNQLSGYAPKSTFKRLLVAPRSVRSGLIDRIETEIRNARAGIPGRVQIKVNSMVDEAIIDSLYRASQAGVKVDVVVRGICSLRPGVPGLSDNITVRSILGRFLEHSRVFAFANGGDPVVYIGSADMMHRNLDRRVEALVQLASADDISYVLDLLKRYMAPETASWHLDNQGVWTRHHLSEDGTPLEDVQSWLLASRPRQRSLSRR, encoded by the coding sequence ATGAACCCGGAACCTTCCGGATCAGCCACGTCACAGGATGTTGCCGTGCCGGTGCGTGCCCGCTTCGGTTCCTCTGAGGTTCCGGCGTCGCGCGCCACCCAGGACCGCATTGACATCCCCGAATTCGCGCCGAACCTGCAGCCGGAGGGCGACATCCGGCCGGACCGCTTCCTGGACCGGGAGCTGAGCTGGCTCAGCTTCAACTCCCGCGTGCTGGAACTGGCCGAGGACGCCACCCTCCACCTCCTGGAGCGCGTCAGCTTCCTGTCGATCTTCGCCTCCAACCTGGACGAGTTCTTTATGGTGCGGGTAGCCGGCCTCAAACGGCGCATCGCCACCGGCCTGGCCGTCCCCTCCCCCGCGGGCCTCAGCCCGGTGGAGGTGCTGGAACGGATCAGCGAAGAGGCCCACCGGTTGCAGCAGCGGCACGCGCAGGTCTACGCCGAGCAGATCCGCCCCGCCCTGGCCTATGAACACATCCACCTCATGCACTGGGACGAACTGGATGAGACCGCCAAGCAGCAGCTCAGTGTGATGTTTGCCGAGAAGGTGTTCCCCATCCTCACGCCCTTGGCGGTGGACCCGGCCCACCCCTTCCCCTACATCTCAGGGCTTTCGCTCAACCTCGCCGTTGTGGTCCGTAACCCGGTCAGCGACAAGGAGCTCTTCGCCCGCGTCAAGGTACCGGACCAGCTCCCGCGCCTGATCTCCATCGACGGTCCCCGTGCCGGTGCGGTGGCCGGGCGCGTGGCCCGCTTCATCGCCCTTGAGGAAGTCATTGCCGTCCACCTTGACAAGCTTTTCCCTGGGATGGAGGTCCTGGAGCACCACACCTTCCGCGTCACTAGGAATGAAGACGTTGAGGTGGAGGAGGACGACGCCGAGAACCTCCTGCAGGCCCTCGAAAAAGAACTCCTGCGCCGCCGCTTCGGCCCGCCCGTCCGGCTTGAGGTCACCAACGACATCAACCCGAACATCCGCGCGCTGCTGATCCGCGAGCTGGGCGTCGACGAATCCGAGGTCTACTCCGTTCCGGCTCCCCTGGATCTGCGCGGGCTGTCCGTGATTGCCGGCATCGACCGTGCCGACCTCCACTACCCCAAGCACGTCCCGCACACGTCCCGGTACCTCAATGAGTCGGAGACGTCCAAGGCCGCGAACGTGTTTGCCGCCATGCGCCGGCGGGACATCCTGCTCCACCACCCCTACGACTCGTTCTCCACCTCCGTGCAGGCTTTCCTGGAGCAGGCTGCCGCGGACCCCAAGGTCCAGGCCATCAAGCAGACCCTGTACCGCACGTCCGGCGACTCCCCCATCGTCGACGCGCTGATCGATGCTGCCGAGGCCGGCAAGCAGGTCCTGGCCCTGGTGGAAATCAAGGCGCGGTTTGACGAGCAGGCGAACATCTCCTGGGCGCGCAAGCTGGAACAGGCCGGCGTGCACGTGGTCTACGGCATCGTGGGACTCAAGACCCACTGCAAGCTCTCGCTGGTGGTCCGCCAGGAGGTTGACGGGCTGCGCCGCTACTGCCACATCGGCACCGGCAACTACCACCCCCGGACTGCCCGCTACTACGAGGACCTGGGCCTGCTGACCGCCAACGAGCAGGTGGGCGAGGACCTGTCCAAGCTGTTCAACCAGCTCTCCGGCTACGCGCCCAAGTCAACGTTCAAGAGGCTGCTGGTCGCTCCACGCTCCGTGCGTTCAGGGCTGATCGACCGCATTGAGACTGAAATCCGCAATGCCCGTGCCGGAATCCCCGGCCGGGTGCAGATCAAGGTCAATTCCATGGTGGATGAGGCCATCATCGATTCCCTGTACCGCGCCTCGCAGGCCGGCGTGAAAGTGGACGTGGTGGTCCGCGGAATCTGCTCCCTCCGCCCGGGAGTGCCGGGCCTCAGCGACAACATCACCGTCCGCTCCATCCTGGGCAGGTTCCTGGAACACTCCCGCGTGTTCGCCTTCGCCAACGGCGGGGATCCCGTGGTGTACATCGGTTCGGCGGACATGATGCACCGCAACCTGGACCGCCGGGTGGAGGCCCTGGTCCAGCTGGCCAGCGCCGACGACATCAGCTACGTCCTTGACCTGTTGAAGCGCTACATGGCTCCGGAAACCGCCAGCTGGCACCTCGACAACCAGGGGGTCTGGACCCGGCACCACCTGTCCGAGGACGGAACGCCGCTTGAAGACGTCCAGTCCTGGCTGCTGGCCTCCCGCCCCCGGCAGCGCAGCCTGAGCCGGCGCTAA
- a CDS encoding NUDIX hydrolase — protein MSSDALVADQTDHPGEPVAVTAAGALPWRVVKDKLEVLLIHRPRYDDWSWPKGKIDDGETVPECAVREVQEEIGLIAQLGIPLPPIHYHVASGLKVVHYWAVKANGVSLLPDGKEVDSVMWCAPEKAAALLSNPSDVVPLQYLHDAHRRGELDTWPLIVLRHAKAKPRSSWSKAEGERPLAATGTRQAQAVSRLLHAWKPLRVVTSPWLRCVATVAPYAKAAGAKVKLAEPLTEHRHQRSPKKTAAVIEGLFDKQRPVVICTHRPALPTVFSQLSRHMPAHLRALLPAKEPYLSPGELVVCHVAPGGQARVVAVEQFKPFDD, from the coding sequence TTGTCGAGCGATGCACTTGTAGCAGACCAGACAGACCACCCCGGGGAACCAGTAGCCGTAACAGCTGCCGGCGCCCTGCCCTGGCGCGTGGTGAAGGACAAGCTTGAGGTCCTGCTGATCCACCGCCCGCGCTACGACGACTGGTCGTGGCCCAAGGGCAAGATCGACGACGGCGAGACGGTGCCGGAGTGCGCGGTCCGGGAGGTGCAGGAGGAAATCGGGCTCATCGCCCAGCTGGGCATCCCCCTGCCGCCCATCCACTACCACGTGGCCTCCGGCCTCAAGGTGGTCCACTATTGGGCTGTCAAGGCAAACGGGGTCAGCCTCCTTCCCGACGGGAAGGAGGTGGACAGCGTCATGTGGTGCGCCCCCGAGAAGGCGGCTGCGCTGCTGTCCAACCCCTCCGACGTCGTGCCCCTTCAGTACCTGCACGACGCGCACAGGCGCGGGGAGTTGGACACGTGGCCGCTCATAGTGCTCCGCCATGCCAAGGCCAAGCCGCGCTCATCCTGGAGCAAGGCGGAGGGCGAGCGGCCGCTTGCCGCCACGGGGACACGGCAGGCGCAGGCCGTCAGCAGGCTGCTGCACGCCTGGAAGCCGCTCCGCGTGGTGACCAGCCCCTGGCTGCGGTGCGTGGCAACAGTGGCGCCTTACGCGAAGGCGGCGGGCGCGAAGGTGAAGCTGGCGGAGCCGCTCACGGAGCACCGGCACCAGCGGAGCCCCAAGAAAACGGCAGCCGTCATCGAGGGCCTTTTCGACAAGCAGCGTCCGGTGGTCATCTGCACGCACCGCCCCGCGCTGCCCACGGTGTTCAGCCAGCTCAGCCGGCACATGCCGGCGCACCTGCGCGCCCTCCTGCCGGCCAAGGAGCCGTACCTCAGCCCCGGCGAACTGGTGGTGTGCCACGTGGCACCAGGCGGGCAGGCGCGGGTTGTGGCGGTGGAGCAGTTCAAGCCGTTCGACGACTGA
- a CDS encoding thymidylate synthase: MSIPTPYEDLLRDVLASGTHKSDRTGTGTTSVFGRQIRFDLTKGFPLITTKRVHFKSVAVELLWFLRGETNIKWMQDQGVTIWNEWADADGDLGPVYGVQWRSWPTPDGGHIDQIAELIDNLKSNPDSRRHIVSAWNVSELQDMALPPCHAFFQFYVADGKLSCQLYQRSADMFLGVPFNIASYSLLTCMVAQQVGLEPGEFIWTGGDVHIYENHMDQVLKQLEREPYEYPQLRITRKPASIFDYTLEDFEVVGYKHHPTIKAPIAV; encoded by the coding sequence GTGAGCATCCCAACGCCTTATGAAGACCTCCTCCGCGATGTCCTGGCTTCCGGCACGCACAAATCGGACCGCACCGGAACCGGAACCACCAGCGTTTTCGGCCGCCAAATACGCTTCGACCTGACGAAGGGTTTCCCGCTGATCACCACCAAGCGGGTGCACTTCAAGTCCGTGGCAGTAGAGCTCCTGTGGTTCCTGCGCGGTGAAACAAACATTAAATGGATGCAGGACCAGGGCGTCACCATCTGGAACGAATGGGCTGACGCCGACGGCGACCTCGGACCTGTCTACGGCGTGCAGTGGCGCAGCTGGCCCACTCCCGACGGCGGCCACATTGACCAGATCGCCGAGCTGATCGACAACCTGAAGTCCAACCCGGACTCACGCCGGCACATTGTGTCCGCCTGGAACGTCTCCGAACTCCAGGACATGGCCCTGCCCCCGTGCCACGCCTTCTTCCAGTTCTATGTGGCTGACGGCAAACTGTCCTGCCAGCTGTACCAGCGCTCCGCGGACATGTTCCTGGGCGTCCCCTTCAACATTGCCTCCTACTCGCTGCTCACCTGCATGGTGGCGCAGCAGGTGGGGCTGGAGCCCGGCGAGTTCATCTGGACCGGCGGAGACGTCCACATTTACGAGAACCACATGGACCAGGTCCTCAAGCAGCTGGAGCGGGAGCCGTACGAATACCCGCAGCTGAGGATCACCCGCAAGCCGGCGTCGATCTTCGACTACACGCTGGAAGACTTCGAAGTGGTGGGCTACAAACACCACCCGACCATTAAGGCCCCGATCGCCGTATGA